In the genome of Monodelphis domestica isolate mMonDom1 chromosome 2, mMonDom1.pri, whole genome shotgun sequence, one region contains:
- the LOC100619814 gene encoding 60S ribosomal protein L37a-like, protein MYQEGGIVGKYGTCYGASLRKMVKKIEISQQTKYNCSFCGKTKMKRHAVAIWHCESCMKTVAGGAWTYNTTSAVTVKSAIRRLKELKDK, encoded by the coding sequence ATGTACCAAGAAGGGGGAATTGTTGGTAAATATGGAACATGTTATGGTGCATCCCTCAGAAAAATGGTGAAGAAAATTGAAATTAGCCAGCAAACCAAGTATAACTGCTCCTTCTGTGGCAAGACCAAAATGAAGAGACATGCTGTGGCTATCTGGCATTGTGAATCATGTATGAAAACAGTAGCTGGTGGTGCATGGACCTATAATACCACCTCTGCAGTCACAGTCAAATCTGCCATCAGAAGATTGAAGGAATTGAAAGACAAGTAA